The region GCGGCGCTCGTTCCCTTCATCGACGACGAGGTAGGAGAGACAGCCCGTCGATGGCCGGTGGTACTGGAGCACCGTCGCCGTCGAGCTGAGGAGTTCGACGGCCTGGTAGTGGCGAGCCCAGGCCGCCATCCCGCCAGCCAGGTTCCGGGCGTCGACGCCGGCATCCCGCAACTGCTCGGCCACCTCCGCGCTCGCCTCGCCGACGGCACAGACCACGAGAACAGGCTCGGGACCCGCCGGGGCGAGTTCGGCAGTCGTCTCCGTCACCCGGGCAGCGATAAACTTCTGGTGAGGTCTCTGGACTGCCTCGACGCTGGGGCCCGAGACGTGCCACGTCTCGAACGCGTCGCGGTCTCGCACGTCGAGAACCGTGAACGCACGACGCTCGCGGAGCCACGATGTGAGTTCCGCGGGCACGAGTTCGGATGCGTCACTCTCGTCCGGTTCTGCCATACTGAATATAATGATGAGCTCTCACATAACCTCGGTGGCGGCCGCCCAGAGAGCTTTGGGGCCAGCGGCCGGAGGGAGCCTATGGACGGAACCGAGTTCCGCGACGCCGTTGCTGCCGAGAAACGCACCGAACTCGACCGACTGGGGTCGAATACGCTCCTCGTCGCGCTCACCGACGCCGAACTCACCAGCGAGCGCGTGCTCCGGGCAGCCGCCGACTCCGAGAATGCTGCCCACCACACGTTCGCGGCGTGGGCCGACGACGAGGGCGACGAGAACGCTCGGTCGGCATTCGCTGACGCCGCCGAGCGTGAGCGGGCCCACCGCGAGCAGGTGCTGGACGCACTCGACGAGGAGTACGACCCCGCAGACGGTGGCGCACTCCACGAATATCTCCGCGGCCGCGAGGGTGCGAGCCAGCGCCTTGCCGCCGGGTTCGTCGGCCGCGGACTGGTCGCCGACCAGACCCACAAACAGCTGGTTTCGTTCTTCGTCAACGAAGCCGACGAGTCCCGAGCGGAACTGTTCCGGGCGCTCCGCCGGGAGACCGAAGAGGGCCTGGAGCGCGGGCTCGACCTGCTGGAAGCGCGCTGTGACACCGAGCAAGCGT is a window of halophilic archaeon DL31 DNA encoding:
- a CDS encoding transcription anti-termination factor (KEGG: hvo:HVO_1485 transcription anti-termination factor), whose amino-acid sequence is MDGTEFRDAVAAEKRTELDRLGSNTLLVALTDAELTSERVLRAAADSENAAHHTFAAWADDEGDENARSAFADAAERERAHREQVLDALDEEYDPADGGALHEYLRGREGASQRLAAGFVGRGLVADQTHKQLVSFFVNEADESRAELFRALRRETEEGLERGLDLLEARCDTEQAWADARAVGAYTVQVAYDDYADALRGMGVDPKPVC